taattgctttttgcagtttTGAGAATGATTGTGAAAGCAAATGTGAAATTGTAGTTGTAAACAATAATGAGAAAAgggaccaatctccgggttttcaggttatGCAGAAAATCAGGTTACTTAGTTACAACCAGTTGAAAATCAAATAGAcatgatttgtaaaacttgttttgataaataattaacggacaatatatttgattgcaatgatccacgatcgaaaccgaaagattgatgcaaatgaatagtaaTCCAGTTAATTACCAATTTTAGATTTCATAAACATTAACAGgttcaatgattaaaggtttaaaacaatgacatcctagaatttaatcccggttgttgatgaacaaaccaaataattgatgaacaagaatgaatacgataatcaaatattgtttaatcaaaacaaaaacaataggAACGACTAACCGAATGATTAATCAGTTTCCTAATCCAAAAAGTCGTAACATACGCAAACCCGATGTTTCATACAAACCCTAGTCCCGGAGATGGTCACGGGACGACTAGCCGCTCATGCCGTTAGAACAATCTTCAAGAGGTTTGTAGAAAGATAATCCTTGCATGCTTGATTTGGCTGGTTGTGGAAACTTGATGATGAATGATGATGGTATCGATGAGAGTGATATGAGAGATGAAAAATTCTCCTCGATGGCTCCCCAAAGCTGCTCAAAATCGTGATAATAATTAGTTTGTTAATGGGCCTCCACTTTCGTGATGTTGCTGCCTCTTTTATTTGGGTTTAAGAGCCCACAATTAATTAATGTTGCTGACTTTTGTGGATAGTGGGCTGCCCACTAGTTCGATTGATGATGTTATATGAGCCCAAAAAGTATCTTCTATTTGCTTCCAAAAATCGAGATGCTCCAAGTTATTATATGGCTGCCCTTTTTAATGATAATCACGATGATGTTTTATTATGAGGGCCCCTCCCAAAAATTAATGAAGTTGCCGCCAAAAGCCACCAAAGTCAgcgtgtatatatttttttaatgttgATGTAATTGGCTGCTGACTTTTGTGTGCATCCCCATGTCCATCAAGTATGCATGTGTAAATAAATGATATCtactgatgatgatgatcgatgagTGATGTCCCATAATAAACAATTGATGATCATCTAAATAATCCTTTATACTTGTGCTCTTTGTTTCAACCGTAATAAACCACAACTCCAACAAACTTCCAACTAATGACCATTCAATCCCTTAACTTCTTTCTTTCacattccttttatattttcactAAAATCAACTTTCAGGTAATGACAATAAGGCCCTTCAACTTTAATGTTTATATTTCTCGCACATCTAAGCCGCATATTTGATTTGAAACACGTCCCGAACATCGCCAATTACCTCACTCCACGTCCCGCACGTTCCTCTTTCTCTTTAAACTCCGTAACTTCACCCATTTCACGTGCTTAACCTGCAAACATATAAACTCTCGCAATAAAACAATTCTAAACATATAATCATATAAAACCGCACAAAACATGTAAGATACGCACTTAAACCCTCatgtttcacactctccatcaatCTTCAAGAACTTTGTTAATGAATCAGAGTTTAAAACTAAAGAGAAACATATGCTAAGAATTTTCTCTCGTCAAAATATAACTAGTTGACGTTAACGCACATTCTCTTTACTCTTTGTTATTAGAGGAGTAGTCATCTCGTATGTTCATATATTAAAACATGTCAAGATTACGTTAGTGAGTCTAAAATTTAATTTATGTGAACCATACCTTTTTATAGCAACATGCTTTGTGTTTGAAGTATTTTCATTCATTAGGTCACCTAAACATGACAACCTCGTTCATAGTTCCATGATTATCACTTCATCTGTTATTTGACACGACATGCATACCCCTTAGACATGCATACACCTTCTTTCCTTACACTGGACATTTTAACGTATTCATTGCTCACTAATTTGTCTAATGGAACGTTTGTGCATTGGCTCATTTATGTGTTCCATCCTCTTTTGATAACCAACTACCAGCTATTAACTttgacatatttttgtattttcgtTGCAACCACAATAAAACTTTAAACTCAGGTGTAATTACATAAGAGTTTTAATCAAGTGATTGACTATTTAATACGTGTAATGTTAACGGAGTTTATCATCTAGTTTCTAGTATGGTTATTATAATTATTTATTACTATTACCGTTaagtttttttgttggtttattTTATCTCTAGGGAGTGTGGCTTCGCGCCACCCCGCCACATAAGCTCAATAGCGCCCTCTGGCGCCCCACCCCCACCCCGCCTCCGTTAAAGGGGGCTCTATCCTTGGCTTCCGCCAAAGGGTTAGCGCGCGCGAGAGGATGAAATCAAGGGGCCCCATCTAAACTCAACCAATcaactttttttatttatcttttttttaatatagttaaAATGTGCTTTATAAGGGGTGTTATTCCATACCGTGTAATTAAGTAACGATAAAGCCCCCTGCTTATAGGTCGTCTACATGTCGATTACGTGGCATAATAAAGCCCCTAGAGCTTTAAACCACACCCTCTAGCCTTAGAATACGTTATAATTCTTTCATATGTTATCACATCCTTCTATTTCAGAATCAGCTAGTGTAAAAGATACTCCCAAATAACATAATTAATTAATACGTATTGGGTTCATCTCTAGATATTCTCTTAGGGTGTCCGGGGCGTACAGCGGGGACCCCATTGGTGACCACATccaccgatcgggaacaccgccgccaacgTTGCGGGGACCCGAATCGGAGAGTGGAATAGGCATGGGTTCACCGCTTGGTTTGGCTCATTTTTCGAAATAAGACCGTTGAAAAACGgtcatttttattaaaaaaaaaaaatcaacttttttaaaCAACATATATTTAAACAacctaaatcaatttttttaccacACTCACCACTCTCAAACTCACACCAAAACTCTCAAACTCCAATCTTTCAAATACAAAATGGATTCCAAGCTTCCGTTTCTTTCTAccctacccgactttcccgacgatggagatgcatcgtcaagcgatagtagcttaattttcttccaaaatctcatccaacaagcggagctactagacacggcatcgtctagtaaaaaaaattatgtccgtCGAGATCGTGAGGGGGGCCATGAGACACGCATTGGaggctaaaacacgatctcgttgagcatctcggaagtttagatttgcctcaccttgaagttgattcggacgacgagtagtttgtttttatatttttctagtttgaatgtatttttttttttaatttaatgaaatgtcttttatttaatttttatttttattaatctttttttaatttgtaaacatgcatcattttacaaaaaaaaaaaaaaaaaaaaaaaaaaaaaaaaaccaactcccctaaaaggggagtgccgccatcaaaatggggtgttaggggagtatTAGAGGGGACTTGACGTGGCAATAGCTGGTTGGtcgggcgtaagagaggggactcacctattaggtgagcaccccttacacccttaccATCGCATGTTTATTTGAAGTTTGAACCAGTTAGAGCGTCTCTAATAGACGTCATGGACCCCTCCTCATCACCCTAACCCGGAAAACCATCACATCCTCTCTATATTCTCTCTTGAAAAGTTCTCTTCTCCCGTCACGTCACGTCACGTCACGCCTTCCCTTGTTTCTCCAAAAACCATTGCCAAAGACCAAGCCCTCCTTCTCTGCAGTCCTTGGGTCCAAAAATCGCCCACATCGCAGTCCTTGGCTCTAAAAACTACCCACATCACGCCAACTAAGTCTTAAGTGATTCCTTAAATATTTCTCACACAGCTAAATCCCTCAAATTTCTTTATAAAAATTTCATGACAACCAAGTCTTATAAAAGTATCGCTTTTTTGGAAACATGATAAAAATTATTAATTTTCATGAATTGAAAAAAAGTACATTTATTTGATGTATAAATAATTGTTTATTTATACATATTTTACATTTTGGTTTCTCATGAAGTGTTTGCAGCTTATGTTTGTGTCTTGATTATAAAATCAAAGAGGGAGGGAGGGAGGCACTGGGAGATACATATTCAAAAGGGAATGTTTCGTCTACAGGGGGAGGCCGGGTCTGAGTAGGCCAGGCAAAATGTCCGGTTAAACAGCCGTAACAGATTCAATACGTTTATAAAGCGTATCAATTTGGTTTGACTTTCGGTCTGTTTAAGAAATAAAAGTATCAAAACGACCAAATGATTGTTATGATCAGAAGACTTGTGGGAAATATCTAGTCTGTACACATGAATCAGAGATCATTAGTATTTTTATGGGGGACTATCTAGGGTTGGATTGATTGCCAGTTTGAAGACAGATCAGATGGATACACagttccatcatcatcatcatcatcatcatcatcactgcctGCAGCATTTTTCTTCACATCAGTGTCATCGGGCTCACAAACAGCAGCAGCATGATGCAAGGGGCTTTGGCATTCAATTTCCTTTTAGTTCTCATATAATATACACAAACATCAGTTTATGCTAGAAACATAGCTTCTTAGTTTTTTCTATACTCAATTGTATATAATTAAGTACCTTCAGGTTTATATCAGCAGTCCTGCTCGATATTATCTCTGCAACATCAGTTTGGTCATAACCAACAGCCGAATGCAAAGCCTTTTGATCTGCAAATTTTACAGGATCATTGTGGCAGTAAGTAGAGACTTAAAGTGACGAATCggatataatattataatatgaAATGTCTATACATCTAAGCAAGTTATACCTTCTTTTGCATAGTCATGTATAGCATCCAATTTACTGAAAATTAAAGATGATACTATAAGAAACTAGAACATTACTTCATGAGTACTGTACTGTGTACATATACATTTTAAGGGCAATTAAATGACATTGGTAGTTGGACATTTAATAAAGGATGGGCCAAGAATCTTAATCATTAATAATATCATACAAAAAGGTTAAAAGAATCTTACAACTCTTCCTCATGCACAAAAGAGCTAAAATCTGGTCCCATTGGTGTAGTATCCTTACTGGATGTCTCATTATTACCTCCACCACTTCTCATCTGTGAATTATTATATCAAGAAAACAGAGAATAAAGGTGACAGAAGTTCCATGATAAAAGAAATGAAAATGTTTGTGTTACTTCCAACGGGTCAAACATGTATAGTAAAGGATAGCTTAAAAAAACAggtaaaacgggtcaaaacaggcGAACGGGCCAATAGTATACTAAAGTTTGTGTTTCCTATTTTGTTGTATGAACATCCTAGATCTTATTATCCAAATAATTAGGCTATTATTGACAATCATTAACTAAGTATTCATAACTAACTTGAGATAAAAAAGAGTTTTAAGCCATGACCCGAGAACAAAAAATCGTCCGTGTTGACCGGTTACCCAAATCATCATCCATTTTGCCACTTTTAAGTTACACTACATCAGAGAAAGAGTGGTGATACTCACAAAAGTTGAACCATCAGCCCAACTAGGGTACAGCTCAGTAATAATCTCAAGATACTTCTTCATTGCTTCTTCTGAAGACATAGCACCTAGCTTATGCCATGCATTCCTGGCCCAAGATCCCCATTAAAACATAATTAAACACAAAATCAACCATAAAATATTCATTAAAAAGCACTATCATGTATGTTCAAGATTTAGTTATCACATATAATCAAATCACATACAACTACCAGATTCCAATGACTAAATCAACACACTAAAATCAAACTTCGATATTGTCAAAGAACAGAGGATTTCACTTTTCAATTTCCACGACAAACTTACCACTTAGCTCGCGCAGTGATCTTAATAGCAGACGGTTGCGGAACTCCACAAGCACCATCAGTCGCAACCTTATACAATCCATACAACTTCAACCGCAAATCATTCGAAACCTTCTGCACCGACCGATCCGCTGCAATCGCCGCCACAAACTCCGTCGCCGCACAAAACGCCGCATCTAACTCCGTCGTCTCCACACCTTCCCAATCATCATCGATatcgccaccaccaccagtcaCCACAGTCTTATTCTTCTCCTGTTCGCCACCAGTAATCCGCTTCTTAGAAACCTCCGCCTCTGATCGTTTATCATTTTCCGCTAATTTCCGACGGTTTTCCGGTGAAAAAACGTCCGGTAGGGTTCCGTTAGGATTTCTGGCGGTGGAAATGAGGTTTTCGTCGCCGGAAGAGAAGACGATGGAGAAAAGCTTCGCGAGAAGAAACGAAACAATGAGACCGATAACTACTGATTGCGTAAACTCTACTGCATCCGAAATCGCCATTAACGGTTGGAGAAGAATCAACGGCAGGAGTAGAGGTGTGATTCTGGTTGGTGTGTGAAGTTAATGCATCGATCTTTGAGGAATTTGTGTGAAGTGTTGAGTGATGATTGTGTGAGAATGAGGATGAAACCCTAAGTTGTGGAAGAATCTAGGGTTTTGAAAGGAGAATTGAGAGAAGATGATATGGATGCCGGAGAAGGAAGATGAAAAAATGACGACGTAACAGTGTTTGCGTATTCTCGCCGCGCACGTGACTTAATTCAACTGGATTTCCGTCAATTTTGAAACGGTTAACTTGAATAGAAAGATACCGTATTTTTAAAATGTTTATTAATGAAATCTCCAACGTTTATATTAGTTGTAGAAAATTAATAAATGTATCTAGAAAGTAGTATACTAGTTTTAGAGATCTTATCAtgctacaactataaatagagaaATGTTTAAAGAGTTGATATATGGTCGAAAGAAGgtattatttattttttcttcttttcaaaaaAGTGGTACATAAAAGCATGAGCATGAGTTGTACGAGTAAAAAAATACTTAAGACTATCTTCAATGCATTCATTGGAGAAATGCAAGATTCTTACCATTTGAGTGCATCTATCCTAACATGTTCTTTGGTTAGATGCCCTTGCACAAGGGTATGGGTTTACCTCAGTTCATGATGAGATGGGaccaaagtaaaaaaaaatatatatatatattttatttaaatattgtgtgtaaTTGATAGGTGATGAGGTGAAAATATAGAAGGGTAAAGATATTTGTAAGGTTGGAGATGAAATTGAGGTTTTTAAGGATTTGTAAGGATATTATTGTGGCAGATGATGTGACAGCTAAGGGCGTCTAAGGGCGCGTTTAGCATTGGAGATAGTCTAAATCTAGTTCAGATTTTAATTTATCATGGTAGACGAATAAACGTTTTTGTAATATGTTCAGAATGTTAAATGACGAAGAGTgattaagggggtgtttgttttttcagttTAACTTCTTCTGGCCTCTTATGTCCGCGCCGCGCAGACCACAAGCAGACATGTAGCtctgcagactgtttgttttttagaagCCATTTCATTAGAAAATGTCTTCAAACATCTGCGCATCCTCTTCCCCACGCAGACATGGTCCAATGTCTTCCCACCTCTTCCACACCTTCCTCCTCTCAACCACCGTTGCCGGAACTTGCCGGAACCACTGTCACTACCACTGTTGACCCAACCCGAACCAAGTCTGACCCGAGACCCAAACTTAATCTAAACTGAGTGACCCGAAACCCGAACTTGATCTAAACCCAAACCTGAAACCTGAACCGAAACGGAACTGCCGGGCTCCGGTGGCTACTGCTGCCGTCGAGCAGCACCACCGCCGCCCGTTTACACTCTCTTCCTCTCCTGTCGTTCTCTTTTTCtcgttgtttctctctctagccgttgtttctctctctctctctctctcgttgtttctctctctagccgCTCCCCCTCTCTCAAtgatctctccctctctctctctctctctatgtcGTGTTGGTGGTGGGAGAGGAGTGGATTAGCGAGTTTGATGGggggtggtggaggtggtgggtgGTTTGCAGATGTGGGGTTTTGAGATaaccaaacactctttttatTACACTCTACAGACTTTTGTTCCACCTCTTCTCTTGTAGACGTATGCAggtgtggtccgcagactgcagaccttttacatctggaaaaacaaacaacacctaaatGTTGTTAGACAATTTAAACACAGAAGTAGTAAGGGTGGATGGAGTGGGTTCGGGGAAGCCTTCTGTAATCCCACTTTACCGCGCGGCAAGGGGATGCCACCCCCATTCGGTGTTCGGTGATTGCCCAAGATAGTGAATACTCACCGAAAGAGTAACCGAAAGAGAAGAGAAAAGATAGAGGAGAGAGAGGGGGTTAATGgtgtgtaacaacccgcactttcgcgCTTGTTACTCtcgttacactcgttacgcctagcaccagagattcggatcataatgtaactatcgCTTACAACGCTACTTCGCATATAATCGCATTATATCGCATACTTTCAAGTTTCAACACGCTATATCGCACATTACAATGCATACCACGCTAACGCTAACGATGACATCGCGTGAGTACTTAGACTACTCCCCTCGCTTGTCGTAGCGCAACGCAAACTCGAACGCAGTTACTTATGCTATGACCTACTATATATATTAATGATAATAGATAGATAGTTAGATATAAATATCTGAAAGCACAATATAATTCGACACTACTTATCTCGCTATAACGCTTAAAATACCCACAATGGTTAACGCAACGAAACACGACAAACAaaacgaaagttggaaaagtagCAAACGAAATCAGGGTGTCCGGATGACCATTCGACcggcttgatcagttccttaaattcgttccaaggggtggcgttagcatcTGCCAGCCccagaatctgaacttgcgcgttccaccaagtcagcgcaattccttccaaggtaccagtggcgtatttcaccctgcgagcctcagggcattcacgtatttcaaacaccgactcgagcttctcaaaccaatggaggagtcccactgctccttcagtgccactaaacgtgcttggacgatagtccatgaagttcttgaaagtgcaaacaggttgctgtgcgtgttgacctattgtgtacgaataggacaaagttaaaaacaagagttggtctagaagtgtaggatctaaagatcgtagtgtgagttacgactgcaggatataccttctgcctgtgcggctgcaagtgccgcagcaacttgttcgttaatgagagccgtcaactgggcttgagtcatgttaatacgtccagacatgatcttcatagcaaagataACATAGGtaagagagaggttcgcgaaaagtgcgatgacagaagagagtaagcacacaagtgttctcaagcaatagtagttatgtgtatctaagcataactgagcaaagttctatgtctagcaagtaggcaatataaacataaaccatattacctaggatgttgagtcttgcacgtggagcgaagcgtcgttgtggatcgttgagagcactgttctggttatagtctggttttaataaaaacgttttcccccatattaaaaccaagttctctataaccaatggctctgataccaatctgtcacacccccaaaatccacccgcggggtaccaccgcttggaggcgtgaagtgaccaggatcaagccaccaatcatatcgaacatataagtaaatagtaaCGTAAATGTATCAACCCAcaatatgataggtgttcaaataacatagtttaagtagcggaagcatagtataaaaATCCAACGGAATTATTAAGTtttcaaatgtcataagtgttcagcaaaacatccacgatccatgtccacaacgactgtgcctcccgtgcaagctccatgtatacctaaggtcctgcaaggcatgtaacagagagtcaacaactagttgagcgagttcacagttggttgttcagttATAGTAATCGTATTGTAAATCCTATGTTCGTTTAGTACACCATGTatcgtatgcatttgtatcgcagccctctaggcatgtgtgcgaagattagtgggagtttcccaagtattctagactaggtatatttgtatcgcagcccacccggcatgtgtacgaagtttagtgtatggttcgcagccattccaggcatgtgtgcgaagattagttctattatcgcagccattcccggcgtgtgtgcgaagagaagtatatgtatcactagtctagcagtatctatcaataatccctcctctcccgaggcccatagtacgtaatcccgataataacttaagtacaagaaatcttccaaacccattcccgaccctgggaatcccatgccttggtaagagtgtgaactcaccttggtttgctcggcagatacacaaaaagtcaatcaagctataaggtggtcaaccacgtcctaccatggttaccatacaagtcaggttcatattcaagtagtgcacgtatattctacacgtattgtacacaagtaacgatcatagcatacacgtataatcatggcagttcaacaacaaTGCTAGTTCAACAGTACAGTCACGTAAAcaaagtccaagtatgcggcccaaatggttgggctcgtaacagtgtgtaAGTCCAACAGTGTGCACGTgttcttggtctcgagtcgagactagagatctcgagtcgagacagtgcggtctcgagttgtagtcctggagttctcgagtcgcaacaaaggaggtctcgggtcatactttcatcactcgagactaggcggtctcgagtcacaaccggacccgcaaccatggtctcgagatgtgctgtttgtgtcggtgttgtggtctcgagtcgagacagtggggtctcgactcgcaatccctCGTCGAGACTATGAAGTGTAACCGATTTCCTGATTTGCAGCACATGATTTTCGTAACAATTGCTAAcagttttggcagtttcacaattcagatcaaatcacaattattcAGCAATCATGCACATTCATATTACCATTATCATCATCAATTCAAGAACAATAACAGTTGGATCATCTAAATTAACAAGTTTCAATACTAACATGCAAATCTTAGATTGTGAACACCACTAATCAACGAATCCTTAATCGGATTGGCCCAACCTAACTATACGAACATCATGAATTACCCGAACCAAGGCTGCTTGTAAACCATCTATTCATCTAAACACATGTTCCGATTTCACAACATAAGCTCATTAATAAACATTACTAGCATGAAACCCTAGTTGGATTCGATCAACATATGACAATACACGAACATTGATCACAATCATGTACCATTTATAATTCATCACATAAGACATGTAATATCACATAACATAACATCAACtaataacaaaacactaaccggttgagagcGTATAACGAGGATGATCCGAACACAAGGATCTTCGATGGAAAGGGTGTGTTTGCCGTTAAGTTCTAGAGAGAAGGGAGagagctcctagggtttgtgtgtgtaaagtgtTTTGTAAATTATGAGGAATTAAACCCCAATGTTACTAAGTGTAGGTGAGcaagagaagtgggccgaacccaacatTGGGCTGCCCTTGAGGTCTCGAGTCTAATAGAGTGAGCCGAGAGGGAGAAATGCACGGCCCAAAAGGCTTGTGCGACCGAGCAAGTGTTGTGCAACCAAGCTTATAATATTCACACGCAATTACGTAGCACATAGCATAACAAAACATAGTATTCCATTACAATCAAACACGTCAACTAGTCACGTATAGTCCAAATAAGTTACATCGAAGCACACAAatagaggtttgaaatacgagttgtcacattatccccaacttgaaagaaatttcgtcccgaaatttggtacgtactcactgaggaagctaggtaagttgtatcgtttactggttttcctggggtgtcacatcctccccccgttgaactggaatttcgtcccgaaattccgtggtagcttcagcctcagtagtggttgcattgttctcgaacaactggggatatttttgtttcatctgatcttcgcgttcccaggtgaactctgggccacgacgggagttccaacgaactcgaacaagagggattctcgtgttcttgaggaccttgacatcccggtccgtgatttcaactggttccttgacgaaatgtaactgttcgtcgatagtgagttccttcagaggaactatgagggtctcatctgatagacacttcttcagattcgacacgtgaaagacgttgtgaactgcaccgagttctgctggcaggttcagtttgtaggccaccttgcctattctttctatgatctcgaatggtccgacataccgtggattgagtttgcctcgtttgccaaaacgaactacacccttccagggcgaaaccttgagtagcactcgatccccaacttggaattcgagtggtttctgcgcttgtcagcgtaacttttctgacggtcacgagtcgcctccatgcgttgccgtatctgtgcaattcgttcagtagcatcaactaccatttctggtcctgtgatctgactatcccccacctctgcccaacagagaggtgaccggcatttacgtccgtacaatgcctcgaatggagcggcttgaatgctggtgtggtaactgttattgtatgaaaactccactaaagggagatgtttttcccagctgttgccgaaatcaataacacatgcccgaagcatgtatTCTAGGGTTTGTatcgtgcgttcagactgcccatccgtctgagggtgatatgctgtgctcatgtctaatcgagagccaaaagatttgtgcattgcttgccacagttctaaagtaaatcgtgcatcacgatccgaaataatagaggttggcaccccgtgcctcgagaccacttccttcaagtagatgtctgctaatgtggagaacttgtctgtttctttgattgccaagaagtgagcagactttgtgagtcgatccacgatcacccaaatagtatcgttcccacgctgggatctaggcaggccagtaacaaagtccatggaaatttcctcccatttccactgtggtatcttgggttgctgaagtaggcctgagggtttctggtattccgacttaactctcgcgcaagtcaagcacttgctaacgtaggttgctatgtgggccttcatgctaggccaccagtacgttgttctgagatcgtggtaaattttatccgaacctggatgtaccgagtagcgagacttatgagcttcgtccattacaagctcgcgtaaatttccataatgtgggacccatatgcgtcccgttacatagtaggcgccgtcttccttttgttctaatcgttgccttgagccacgtaaggcttcagcccttacattttttggtttcaatgcttctacctgagcatctcgtatctgtgcaggaagaccagactgaatagtaagctgtagtgctcgcacgcgtctaggtagagtgtcttttcgactgagggcgtcagccacaacattggctttgcctggatgatacttgatggcacattcgtaatcgttcagtagttcgacccatcgacgttgacgcatgttcaattccttctgcttgaagatatgctcgagactcctgtgatcggtgtagatagtgcacttggtaccgtacaggtagtgtcgccatatcttgagcgcaaaaacaacagctcccagctctaaatcgtgcgtcgtgtagttccgttcgtgaaccttaagttggcgcgaagcgtaagcaataaatttatcccgttgcatcaatacacaaccaagcccctgtatcgatgcgtcacaatagaccacaaaatcgtccgtgccctccggcaatgagaggataggtgcac
This genomic stretch from Helianthus annuus cultivar XRQ/B chromosome 8, HanXRQr2.0-SUNRISE, whole genome shotgun sequence harbors:
- the LOC110872930 gene encoding acyl-CoA-binding domain-containing protein 2; this encodes MAISDAVEFTQSVVIGLIVSFLLAKLFSIVFSSGDENLISTARNPNGTLPDVFSPENRRKLAENDKRSEAEVSKKRITGGEQEKNKTVVTGGGGDIDDDWEGVETTELDAAFCAATEFVAAIAADRSVQKVSNDLRLKLYGLYKVATDGACGVPQPSAIKITARAKWNAWHKLGAMSSEEAMKKYLEIITELYPSWADGSTFMRSGGGNNETSSKDTTPMGPDFSSFVHEEEFKLDAIHDYAKEDQKALHSAVGYDQTDVAEIISSRTADINLKEIECQSPLHHAAAVCEPDDTDVKKNAAGSDDDDDDDDDGTVYPSDLSSNWQSIQP